The following proteins come from a genomic window of Asterias amurensis chromosome 15, ASM3211899v1:
- the LOC139948106 gene encoding RNA-binding protein RO60-like, translated as MFEDGPVPQSEPLNSSQVCNDAGGYVWTVGDLDRLHRFLCLGSETGTYYCTKEELGLQNVDCIQKLIEDGRGEEVVKDIVEYSVEGWTAKQEPLLIALVQCARCEREKVKKLAYDALPKVCRIPTTLFQFVEFVEKLQGGFGTGWGRAQKRAVGRWYNEKSPRQLAYQITKYKNRNGWTHRDILRLGHVKPEQEATALILKYIAKGWKKVTEDRKEDEEHSEDYNDVMTYLQDAETARVSKDKDLVISLIDKHQFAWEHISTEFLKSVEVWRSLLQHMPMTAMIRQLGKLTSIELLKPGSEETKMVCDRLRDENRLNKARIHPISILSALYQYKKGKGMKGKLKWSPVEAVCQALDDAFYKAFKFVEPTGKRFMLSLDVSGSMSCSGVNGIENIMAREASAAMAMVTMRTETDHHINAFSDHLMDAGINPNMKLDEVIKTISNIGMGGTDCARPMLHAKEKKIPIDVFIIYTDNDTWFGDVHPSEALKNYRKAMNIDAKLIVVGMSANSFSIADPADKGMLDIAGFNSNCPNLIRNFALDLV; from the exons ATGTTTGAAGACGGCCCTGTACCACAATCAGAGCCCCTTAATTCCTCCCAGGTTTGCAACGACGCTGGAGGATATGTTTGGACAGTGGGTGACTTAGATCGACTCCATCGATTCTTATGTCTCGGTTCTGAAACAGGAACATACTACTGCACAAAAGAGGAACTGGGTCTTCAGAACGTCGACTGCATCCAGAAACTTATTGAAGATGGTCGAGGGGAGGAGGTTGTTAAGGATATCGTGGAATACAGTGTGGAGGGTTGGACGGCCAAACAGGAGCCGCTTTTAATAGCTCTGGTTCAGTGTGCTCGGTGTGAGCGGGAGAAAGTCAAGAAGCTCGCATATGATGCTCTACCTAAAGTCTGCCGCATCCCTACAACCCTCTTTCAGTTTGTGGAGTTTGTTGAGAAGCTCCAAGGAGGGTTTGGAACAGGGTGGGGTCGAGCACAGAAGAGAGCCGTTGGTCGATGGTACAATGAGAAGTCACCTAGGCAACTGGCTTATCAAATCACTAAGTATAAGAATCGTAATGGCTGGACTCATCGAGACATCCTCAGGCTTGGACATGTTAAACCAGAGCAAGAAG CAACTGCCTTGATACTCAAGTACATCGCTAAGGGATGGAAAAAAGTTACAGAGGATCGTAAAGAAGATGAAGAACACTCTGAGGACTACAATGATGTCATGACCTACCTCCAAGATGCAGAGACAGCAAGGGTCTCAAAAGACAAAGATCTGGTCATTTCGCTCATTGATAAACATCAGTTTGCATGGGAGCACATATCAACAGAGTTCTTGAAATCAGTTGAG GTATGGAGATCTTTGCTTCAACACATGCCCATGACAGCCATGATCCGCCAGCTTGGCAAGCTAACCTCCATTGAACTTCTGAAACCTGGGAGTGAGGAAACCAAGATGGTGTGCGACCGTCTCCGCGATGAGAACCGTTTAAACAAGGCTCGTATCCACCCTATTAGTATCCTAAGTGCCCTGTATCAATACAAGAAGGGCAAAGGGATGAAGGGTAAACTGAAATGGTCACCAGTGGAAGCTGTCTGCCAGGCATTGGATGATGCATTCTACAAAGCCTTCAAG tttgttGAGCCAACTGGTAAGCGTTTTATGCTGTCTCTAGATGTCAGTGGATCCATGAGCTGCAGCGGCGTCAACGGTATAGAAAACATCATGGCTCGTGAGGCATCAGCCGCCATGGCGATGGTTACCATGAGAACAGAGACAGATCATCACATCAATGCATTCTCGGACCATCTTATGGATGCTGGGATTAATCCGAATATGAAGTTGGACGAAGTCATAAAAACCATCAGTAAT ATTGGAATGGGTGGGACAGACTGTGCGCGGCCAATGCTACATGCAAAAGAGAAGaaaattcccattgacgtgtTTATCATCTATACTGACAATGACACATGGTTTGGTGATGTGCATCCCTCTGAAGCCCTTAAGAATTACCGTAAGGCAATGAACATTGATGCCAAGTTGATCGTCGTCGGAATGTCAGCCAATAGTTTCTCTATCGCCGATCCTGCAGACAAAGGCATGCTGGACATTGCTGGGTTTAACTCCAACTGCCCGAATTTGATCCGCAATTTCGCTCTCGATTTGGTTTGA
- the LOC139948110 gene encoding serine/threonine-protein phosphatase 6 catalytic subunit translates to MAELSSVDRWIDIAKECKYLPENDLKKLCDYVCDLLLEESNVQPVSTPVTVCGDIHGQFYDLEELFRTGGQIPDTNYVFMGDFVDRGYYSLETFTRLLTLKAKWPDRITLLRGNHESRQITQVYGFYDECQTKYGNANAWRYCTKVFDLLTVAAIIDEQILCVHGGLSPDVKTLDQIRTIERAQEIPHKGAFCDLVWSDPEDVDTWAISPRGAGWLFGAKVVNEFVHINNLKLICRAHQLVHEGYKYMFDEKLVTVWSAPNYCYRCGNIASILAFRDTSSKEAKLFRAVPDAERVIPTRTTTPYFL, encoded by the exons ATGGCGGAACTGTCGTCAGTTGATAGATGGATCGACATCGCAAAAGAGTGCAAATACCTCCCCGAAAACGACTTAAAG AAATTATGTGACTACGTTTGTGACCTTCTATTAGAAGAATCCAATGTTCAACCAGTATCAACTCCAGTCACAGTATGCGGTGATATACACGGCCAG TTTTATGATTTAGAGGAATTGTTCAGAACTGGGGGACAGATACCGGACACCAACTATGTGTTTATG GGTGACTTTGTTGACAGGGGTTACTACAGTTTAGAAACCTTCACCAGGTTACTGACACTCAAAGCCAAGTGGCCAGATCGCATCACGCTTCTCCGAGGCAACCATGAAAGCAGACAAATCACCCAAGTTTATGGATTCTACG ATGAGTGTCAGACCAAATATGGGAATGCAAATGCCTGGAGATACTGCACAAAGGTCTTTGACCTCCTCACAGTAGCTGCT ATAATTGATGAGCAGATTCTTTGTGTCCATGGCGGACTCTCACCAGATGTCAAGACCCTCGATCAAATCCGAACCATTGAGAGAGCTCAGGAGATCCCACACAAAGGAGCCTTTTGTGAT TTGGTGTGGTCAGATCCAGAGGATGTAGATACATGGGCCATCAGTCCAAGAGGAGCAGGGTGGCTGTTTGGAGCCAAAGTTGTAAATGAG TTTGTACACATCAACAATCTAAAACTCATCTGCCGAGCTCACCAGCTTGTCCATGAAGGCTACAAGTACATGTTTGATGAGAAGCTAGTCACTGTTTGGTCTGCTCCTAACTACTGCTATCGATGCGGCAACATCGCCTCTATCCTAGCATTCCGAGATACTTCCTCTAAAGAGGCCAAACTCTTCAGAGCTGTACCCGACGCTGAGCGAGTTATTCCTACACGTACCACCACACCTTATTTCCTCTAA